A DNA window from Paenibacillus andongensis contains the following coding sequences:
- a CDS encoding GNAT family N-acetyltransferase, which produces MIFKKMSELSAEDMVALWNKGFEGYFLNSTLNLDKFLSRTVNEGLSLEHSLVVYENSDPIGFVMNGFRVIEGKRVAWNGGTGIAPENRGKGIGKKLMERNLQLYHEQGVDTALLEALIQNKAAIKLYQSVGYSITEQLICLQQAEDLDASLLQPNSPSGYVTRRGLPVEAKGLSFYRHLSAWQTQWASMKDGECVIVSDEGDEVVGYALFKRIFGEEGNLATIALYQCESIPGRADAEDILKAALSEVYAPFSSSCKRITMNIRDSNKELIGLLERLGFTRFVEQMYMIRHL; this is translated from the coding sequence ATGATTTTCAAAAAAATGAGCGAACTGTCGGCTGAAGACATGGTGGCGTTGTGGAATAAGGGATTCGAAGGATATTTCTTAAATAGTACGCTGAACTTGGACAAATTTCTTTCAAGAACTGTCAACGAAGGGCTCTCACTAGAGCATTCCTTAGTCGTGTATGAAAATAGTGATCCTATTGGTTTCGTGATGAATGGGTTCCGTGTCATAGAAGGAAAGAGAGTGGCTTGGAACGGAGGTACTGGCATTGCGCCCGAAAATAGAGGTAAAGGGATCGGAAAAAAACTGATGGAAAGAAACCTCCAGTTGTATCATGAACAAGGTGTGGATACTGCTTTGCTGGAGGCACTCATTCAAAATAAAGCTGCGATAAAGCTCTATCAAAGCGTCGGTTATAGTATTACAGAGCAGTTAATCTGCTTACAACAAGCAGAAGATCTGGATGCAAGTCTCTTGCAGCCAAACTCTCCAAGCGGATATGTTACTAGACGAGGACTACCTGTGGAAGCGAAAGGACTGTCGTTCTATAGACATTTGTCAGCGTGGCAAACACAATGGGCCAGCATGAAAGATGGGGAATGTGTAATCGTCTCCGATGAAGGTGATGAGGTAGTTGGGTATGCACTTTTTAAACGTATTTTCGGAGAAGAAGGAAACCTGGCAACCATCGCTCTTTACCAATGTGAATCGATTCCGGGCCGAGCAGATGCAGAAGATATCCTTAAAGCAGCATTAAGCGAAGTATACGCACCTTTTTCTTCCTCGTGTAAGCGTATAACGATGAACATAAGAGATTCCAACAAGGAGCTCATTGGGCTATTAGAGCGTTTAGGGTTTACAAGATTTGTGGAACAAATGTACATGATTCGTCATTTATAA
- a CDS encoding ABC transporter ATP-binding protein: protein MIEVALEHVTKQFGKVSGVQDVHIRIEPGEFFTFLGPSGCGKTTTLRMIAGFYYPTSGRIVFGNQDVTTVPPHKRNTGMVFQNYALFPHLTVFENVAFGLQVRKRPKEERLQRVERALQQVHLQGYGNRRIDQLSGGQQQRVALARALVIEPNILLLDEPLSNLDAKLREETRLEIKRLQLESGITTIYVTHDQAEAMAMSDRIMVMQGGVVQQVGRPEEIYNRPVNRFVASFIGESNLLNGTVERIEGDQVHVRVSPDLVLCGLVSHTAPNCHLAVGAQTTLSIRPEAVREAKLPESSQLENTFQAKVVIAEFTGVNVNYLTDVANKPLKAMFVNQGHQVRQRDDTIAMHIPKESIYFLE from the coding sequence GTGATCGAAGTCGCTCTAGAACATGTAACCAAGCAATTTGGGAAAGTATCGGGTGTTCAGGATGTGCATATTCGAATTGAGCCCGGCGAATTCTTTACTTTCCTTGGTCCTAGCGGATGCGGAAAAACAACAACGTTGAGAATGATTGCCGGCTTTTACTATCCAACCTCTGGGCGTATCGTATTTGGCAATCAAGATGTAACGACAGTGCCGCCACACAAACGCAATACGGGAATGGTGTTTCAGAACTATGCCTTATTTCCTCATCTGACGGTATTTGAGAATGTAGCCTTTGGCTTACAGGTTAGAAAAAGACCGAAAGAAGAACGTCTACAAAGGGTAGAGCGTGCATTACAGCAAGTACATTTACAGGGTTATGGCAATCGGCGAATTGACCAACTATCTGGCGGTCAGCAGCAGCGTGTTGCGCTTGCCAGAGCACTAGTGATTGAGCCGAATATTTTATTGCTAGATGAGCCTTTATCCAACTTAGATGCCAAACTGAGAGAAGAAACACGCTTGGAGATTAAGAGGCTGCAGCTTGAATCTGGCATTACAACTATTTACGTGACGCATGATCAAGCTGAAGCCATGGCGATGTCGGATCGGATCATGGTCATGCAAGGCGGCGTTGTTCAGCAGGTTGGAAGGCCGGAGGAAATCTACAACCGACCTGTGAACCGATTCGTGGCTTCCTTTATCGGCGAGTCTAATCTGTTGAACGGAACCGTGGAGCGAATAGAAGGAGATCAGGTCCATGTCAGAGTTTCACCCGATCTAGTTCTATGCGGGTTGGTGAGCCATACGGCACCTAATTGTCATCTGGCTGTGGGCGCACAAACCACATTGTCTATTCGTCCTGAGGCGGTACGCGAGGCAAAATTACCAGAATCTTCACAATTGGAGAACACATTCCAAGCTAAAGTTGTCATCGCAGAATTCACTGGAGTGAATGTCAATTATCTGACAGATGTAGCCAATAAGCCATTGAAAGCGATGTTCGTCAATCAGGGTCATCAGGTACGTCAGCGCGACGATACAATTGCGATGCATATACCAAAGGAAAGCATTTACTTTTTAGAATAG
- a CDS encoding aminopeptidase: MNSFQGNLDKYASLAIQLGVNIQPGQSLVVFAPLISVEFVRRLVKQAYEVGAKHVYVEWFDDELTRLKYELAPYEALLEYPMWRAKGYEELAENNAAFLYVVANNPDLMNGIDPKRIQTASRTSNNALRELSAARLTNKVSWSIIAVPSPAWADKVFPSLPEEERVGALWNAIFEATRVDRDDPVQDWKEHSSALDTRSKRLNERQYKALHYRANGTDITVSLPPGHIWVSAGNTNSNGISFIANLPTEEVFTSPLKNGVNGMVKSTKPLSYNGNLIENFSLTFKDGRVIDFNAEKGEENLRSLIEIDEGSHFLGEVALVPHRSPISNTNLIFYNTLYDENASCHFAIGRAFPFCLSGGIEMSQQELQNHGLNDSLTHVDFMMGSADMDIDGILENGEKEPLFRNGDWAF; encoded by the coding sequence ATGAATTCATTCCAAGGCAATTTAGATAAATATGCATCTCTAGCTATACAATTAGGTGTCAACATACAACCGGGACAATCATTGGTCGTCTTCGCTCCATTAATATCGGTGGAATTCGTACGCAGATTGGTAAAACAAGCCTATGAGGTCGGTGCTAAGCACGTTTATGTCGAGTGGTTCGACGATGAGCTTACTCGGTTAAAGTATGAACTAGCGCCCTATGAAGCATTGCTTGAGTACCCGATGTGGCGGGCAAAAGGGTATGAGGAATTAGCGGAAAATAATGCTGCATTTCTATATGTCGTGGCGAATAACCCCGATCTTATGAACGGTATCGATCCCAAACGTATTCAAACAGCGAGTAGAACATCCAACAATGCTTTGCGGGAACTATCTGCTGCTAGGTTAACTAATAAAGTCAGTTGGTCGATTATCGCCGTTCCTTCACCAGCATGGGCGGATAAAGTGTTTCCATCACTCCCCGAAGAAGAGCGGGTTGGCGCCCTATGGAATGCCATCTTCGAGGCAACCAGAGTAGACCGGGATGATCCGGTACAAGATTGGAAAGAACATTCAAGCGCTTTAGACACTAGATCAAAAAGACTGAATGAACGCCAATATAAGGCGCTTCATTACCGCGCTAATGGTACAGACATTACAGTAAGTCTGCCGCCTGGTCATATTTGGGTTTCGGCCGGTAATACCAACAGCAATGGCATTTCTTTTATAGCGAACCTGCCAACCGAAGAAGTCTTTACATCTCCTTTAAAAAATGGCGTAAACGGAATGGTAAAAAGTACCAAGCCGCTCAGTTACAACGGTAATCTTATTGAAAACTTTTCATTAACATTCAAAGATGGGCGAGTTATTGATTTTAACGCCGAGAAGGGGGAAGAAAATTTGCGAAGTCTCATTGAGATTGATGAAGGTTCTCACTTTTTGGGTGAAGTTGCATTAGTTCCTCATCGCTCGCCTATTTCTAATACGAATCTTATTTTCTACAATACGCTTTACGACGAGAATGCTTCATGCCATTTTGCCATCGGAAGAGCTTTTCCATTTTGCCTGAGTGGCGGAATAGAGATGAGCCAACAAGAGCTTCAGAATCATGGGCTCAACGACAGCTTGACCCATGTTGATTTTATGATGGGCTCAGCAGATATGGATATTGATGGGATCTTGGAAAATGGGGAAAAAGAGCCGTTGTTCCGTAACGGAGATTGGGCATTTTGA
- a CDS encoding extracellular solute-binding protein: MRTSKGNMSRMLVGTLVSIMMVVITACGGSTPSSGNASQAPTVKPSDKPAATEAPKPAEKQKLVIYTARDKSVVDEIIPKFNAKHPEVEVEVLTMGAQQILERVRGEKANPQADFWWGGTQSGLMTAANEDLLESFKPSFADSIPALYKDAKDRWYGEMLLPEVIMYNSKALKQEDAPKDWDALLDPKYKGKIIIRGVLASGTMRTIYSAMIFKEGAADPKKGYDWLKKLDANTKEYAQDPTNLYLKLAREEGTLSLWNLQDIMIQKHLKNQPFDFIYPTSGAPILVDGVGMVKNAKNKESAKKFYEFLFDSKLRVELADKLFQIPTRTDISKDSLPAWLKGIELKPMNIDWTVMADKEKDWMQYWDESIKGKGGK, from the coding sequence ATGAGAACAAGTAAGGGGAATATGTCCAGAATGCTCGTAGGCACACTAGTCAGCATCATGATGGTTGTGATTACAGCTTGCGGAGGCTCCACGCCGAGTTCGGGCAATGCTAGTCAAGCCCCCACGGTGAAACCTTCTGACAAACCGGCAGCTACAGAGGCGCCTAAACCCGCAGAGAAGCAAAAGCTTGTTATTTATACGGCTAGAGATAAAAGTGTTGTCGATGAAATTATTCCAAAATTCAATGCGAAGCATCCGGAAGTTGAAGTCGAAGTATTAACGATGGGAGCGCAGCAGATTCTGGAACGTGTACGGGGAGAAAAGGCCAATCCTCAAGCCGATTTCTGGTGGGGTGGCACCCAATCCGGTCTGATGACGGCGGCGAACGAAGATCTCTTGGAAAGCTTCAAGCCAAGTTTCGCAGATAGTATTCCAGCTTTGTACAAAGATGCTAAGGATCGTTGGTATGGTGAAATGCTGCTGCCTGAAGTGATCATGTACAACTCCAAAGCACTGAAGCAGGAGGACGCTCCAAAAGATTGGGACGCACTACTTGATCCGAAATACAAAGGCAAAATCATTATTCGTGGCGTGCTTGCATCGGGAACGATGAGAACAATATATTCCGCTATGATTTTCAAGGAAGGTGCCGCAGATCCTAAAAAAGGGTATGACTGGTTGAAAAAGTTGGATGCCAATACGAAGGAATACGCGCAGGATCCTACGAACCTTTACTTAAAATTAGCCCGTGAAGAAGGAACACTTTCGCTCTGGAATTTGCAGGACATTATGATTCAGAAGCATTTGAAAAATCAGCCGTTTGATTTTATTTACCCAACGAGCGGGGCACCAATCCTTGTAGACGGCGTGGGTATGGTAAAGAATGCCAAGAACAAAGAGTCGGCGAAGAAATTTTATGAGTTCCTTTTCGACTCCAAGCTTCGTGTAGAACTTGCCGATAAATTGTTCCAGATTCCTACGCGTACGGATATTAGCAAAGACTCACTTCCAGCTTGGCTGAAAGGTATTGAATTGAAACCAATGAATATCGATTGGACAGTCATGGCTGATAAAGAGAAAGATTGGATGCAGTATTGGGATGAGAGCATTAAAGGAAAAGGCGGGAAATAA
- a CDS encoding ROK family transcriptional regulator gives MLGRNQTGNSKLVKQMNRQEILRKLRENKRVSRADLAKLTELSRPCVSALVDEMMKEGLIHEVGVGESKGGRKPILLEYNFQAYGVVGAIFEGSTLYMSIADLSGDLLVDYNFRLQQPTNGDMAIRCLELGLQTLLSKSGFEKSRLLGVGLGLPGITQRRDGTVSYAPSTGWMGLPVKQEIEERLGLPVVIDNDVNLMTLGEFHKGVGYGVKNQVYMYVGTGIGAGIILDGQFYRGSREASGEIGYMMVGQAKKLNRGEYGVFEGNYSVPVIQDKARKVLPSFVEELGVIKQLIRHTEDGHIEAGRLLNDIYRHWAYGIANMVSILDPDLLIFSGAMIDIEESGVEKIQGMLTGWVPYVPQIKLAALGYKAGIIGAIHSVLEAFPIVNSNKIYLSGGYVNENK, from the coding sequence GTGCTTGGTCGCAATCAAACTGGAAATAGCAAGCTTGTAAAACAAATGAACAGACAGGAGATCCTGCGTAAGCTTCGGGAAAATAAGCGGGTTTCCAGAGCAGATTTAGCGAAGCTAACGGAGCTAAGCCGTCCATGTGTATCTGCGCTGGTTGATGAAATGATGAAGGAAGGGCTAATCCACGAAGTTGGTGTAGGTGAGTCCAAAGGCGGACGGAAGCCGATCCTGCTTGAATATAATTTTCAAGCTTATGGAGTAGTTGGGGCCATTTTTGAGGGCAGTACGCTGTATATGTCTATCGCTGATCTAAGTGGAGATTTGTTAGTTGATTACAACTTTCGCTTGCAGCAACCAACTAATGGTGATATGGCCATACGTTGTCTGGAATTAGGTCTACAGACTTTGCTTAGCAAGAGCGGGTTCGAGAAGTCTCGATTACTGGGTGTTGGCTTAGGCTTACCCGGAATTACACAGCGTCGCGATGGAACTGTAAGTTATGCGCCAAGCACAGGATGGATGGGGTTACCGGTTAAACAGGAGATCGAAGAGAGATTAGGTCTGCCTGTTGTGATTGATAATGACGTTAATTTGATGACATTAGGGGAGTTTCATAAGGGTGTCGGATACGGAGTAAAAAATCAGGTTTATATGTATGTTGGGACGGGAATCGGCGCGGGAATTATCTTAGATGGCCAATTTTATAGAGGCTCACGTGAAGCATCCGGAGAGATCGGATATATGATGGTGGGTCAGGCAAAGAAGCTGAACCGGGGTGAATATGGCGTTTTTGAAGGGAATTACTCGGTCCCCGTCATCCAAGACAAAGCCAGAAAAGTGCTGCCTTCATTCGTAGAAGAGCTGGGTGTGATTAAACAATTAATACGCCATACGGAAGATGGACATATAGAGGCAGGGCGATTATTAAATGACATCTACAGACACTGGGCCTACGGAATTGCGAATATGGTCAGTATACTCGATCCAGACTTGTTGATTTTCAGCGGAGCGATGATTGACATCGAGGAAAGCGGTGTTGAGAAGATCCAAGGTATGCTGACGGGATGGGTTCCGTACGTACCCCAAATCAAGTTGGCGGCTTTAGGCTACAAAGCGGGCATTATCGGGGCGATTCATAGCGTCCTAGAAGCTTTCCCCATCGTTAATTCTAACAAAATATACCTTTCGGGAGGTTATGTGAATGAGAACAAGTAA
- a CDS encoding TetR/AcrR family transcriptional regulator, whose product MSPKVTQAYKEEKRAIILEGALHCFIEKGFQATTIDDIVRHLGMSKGAIYSYFSSKEEMYIQMADDKMNAMVENSSEHFKNIPSAADQIRYMFDRFRRQSLAELRKWLAFHLEFMLYAARQPELTERWNQYASKALLFMQEIMEGGMKTGEFRSDLDIAAASRLFWSVRDGLALQFMLSGEETDYKSIIDEMEKKVFSYILG is encoded by the coding sequence ATGTCACCTAAAGTTACGCAAGCTTATAAAGAAGAAAAAAGGGCGATTATTCTTGAGGGAGCGCTGCATTGCTTTATAGAAAAAGGATTTCAAGCTACGACAATTGATGATATCGTACGGCATTTGGGGATGAGCAAAGGCGCTATCTACAGTTACTTTTCCAGCAAAGAAGAGATGTATATCCAAATGGCTGACGATAAAATGAACGCGATGGTGGAGAATTCCAGTGAGCATTTCAAAAATATACCAAGCGCAGCGGATCAAATCCGCTATATGTTTGACCGATTCCGTCGACAATCGCTTGCTGAACTGCGCAAATGGCTAGCTTTTCATTTGGAGTTTATGTTGTATGCAGCGCGCCAACCGGAATTAACGGAACGATGGAACCAGTATGCGAGTAAGGCTTTATTGTTCATGCAGGAAATTATGGAGGGTGGCATGAAGACTGGGGAGTTCCGTTCCGACCTTGATATTGCGGCAGCTTCTCGATTGTTCTGGTCAGTTCGGGATGGCCTTGCTCTGCAATTTATGCTTAGCGGTGAGGAAACCGACTATAAATCCATAATTGATGAGATGGAAAAGAAGGTGTTCAGCTATATCCTAGGATAA